In Oryza sativa Japonica Group chromosome 3, ASM3414082v1, one DNA window encodes the following:
- the LOC4331483 gene encoding K(+) efflux antiporter 5 isoform X1 yields the protein MAPAAAGRVPLSRRRSTAALLLVALALVLGVQLRSAAARPDKEMREKFYGKLVTNGSGNATGDGSIAEMFGRVLDKEFSDSDTPEAPDKSSFNNSISDHQAVLETVAVITHDKKKNDSEQANSSKPFQIGDMFGGQNENSDDLETVIDKEDNVFVMSNRKTKYPTLQLDLRLIKDLVVIIVSATAGGIIFSCLGQPVIVGYLLAGSLVGPGGLNFISEMVQVETFAQFGVVFLLFALGLEFSLTKLKAVGPVAVIGGLLQIVLFMFLCGLTAALCGAKSSEGVFVGAFLSMSSTAVVSKFLVEKGSTNALHGQVTIGTLILQDCAVGLLFALLPVLGGASGIFGGVMSMAKLLLVLSVFITVAYMMTWSFVPRFLKLMIQLSSQTNELYQLASVAFCLLLAWCSDYLGLSLELGSFLAGVMISTTDFAHHTLEQVEPIRNLFAALFLASIGMLIHVKFLWNHVDILLAAVILVIIVKSVVVTVVVKAFGYSIRTAFVVGLSLAQIGEFAFVLLSRASHLHLVGGKMYLLLLGTTALSLVTTPLIFKLIPVVMHLGILMRWFPSESSMQNELPLQDKATMLEAYNRSL from the exons ATGGCCCCGGCGGCCGCGGGACGGGTACCCTTGTCTCGCCGgcgctccaccgccgcgctgCTCCTGGTGGCCCTCGCGCTCGTCCTCGGGGTGCAGCTCcgctccgccgcggcgaggccCGACAAGGAGATGCGGGAGAAGTTCTACGGGAAActggtcaccaacggctcgggCAACGCCACCGGGGACGGCAGCATCGCCGAGATGTTCGGCCGCGTGCTCGACAAGGAGTTCTCCGATAGCGACACCCCCGAGG CACCAGACAAGAGTAGCTTCAACAACAGCATCTCAGATCATCAA GCTGTTCTGGAGACTGTAGCTGTCATTACACATGATAAAAAGAAGAATGATTCAGAGCAGGCAAA TTCTTCAAAACCTTTTCAAATAGGTGACATGTTTGGAGGTCAGAATGAAAATTCTGATGACTTGGAAACTGTAATAGATAAGGAG GATAATGTTTTTGTTATGTCAAATCGTAAAACAAAGTATCCGACACTTCAACTAGATTTAAG ATTGATTAAAGATCTAGTAGTTATAATTGTTTCAGCTACTGCTGGTGGTATCATATTCTCTTGTTTGGGGCAGCCG GTTATTGTTGGCTATCTACTGGCCGGTTCTCTCGTTGGACCTGGAGGCTTGAACTTTATCAGCGAAATGGTTCAG GTGGAGACTTTTGCGCAATTCGGTGTGGTGTTTCTTCTATTCGCTCTTGGCCTTGAGTTTTCACTGACAAAG TTGAAAGCGGTTGGACCTGTCGCTGTAATTGGTGGTCTACTGCAGATTGTTCTGTTCATGTTCTTGTGTGGCCTAACTGCTGCG TTGTGTGGTGCTAAATcatcggagggagtatttgttggTGCTTTCTTGTCAATGTCATCTACTGCAGTG GTTTCTAAGTTTCTAGTGGAGAAAGGTAGCACCAATGCGCTTCATGGTCAAGTTACAATTGGTACACTTATTCTTCAG GACTGTGCCGTTGGACTATTATTTGCTCTCCTTCCAGTTCTGGGTGGTGCTAGTGGCATTTTTGGAGGCGTGATGTCAATGGCTAAACT GCTGCTTGTATTATCCGTATTTATAACTGTTGCATATATGATGACTTGGTCATTTGTTCCTCGATTCTTGAAACTGATGATTCAGCTATCATCGCAG ACAAATGAACTCTATCAGTTGGCTTCTGTTGCTTTCTGCTTGCTGCTAGCCTGG TGTAGTGATTATCTTGGATTGAGTCTTGAACTAGGCTCATTTCTTGCTGGCGTTATGATCTCAACCACAGATTTTGCTCATCATACTTTGGAGCAG GTGGAGCCAATTCGTAACTTATTTGCAGCACTCTTCCTTGCAAGCATCGGCATGCTCATACATGTCAAGTTCTTGTGGAATCATGTTGACATATTGCTTGCAGCTGTTATACTGGTTATAATAGTTAAGAGCGTAGTCGTAACAGTTGTGGTGAAAGCATTTGGATACAGCATCAGAACAGCTTTTGTT GTTGGGCTATCATTAGCACAGATAGGAGAGTTTGCATTTGTGCTTCTTAGCCGTGCTTCGCATCTTCATCTTGTTGGG GGAAAAATGTATCTATTATTACTGGGAACAACTGCACTTAGCTTG GTTACAACTCCTCTCATTTTCAAACTAATTCCTGTGGTAATGCACCTTGGTATTCTTATGCGCTGGTTCCCCTCGGAAAGCAGTATGCAGAATGAG CTACCTTTACAGGATAAAGCAACCATGCTTGAAGCCTACAACAGATCACTCTAA
- the LOC4331483 gene encoding K(+) efflux antiporter 5 isoform X2: MAPAAAGRVPLSRRRSTAALLLVALALVLGVQLRSAAARPDKEMREKFYGKLVTNGSGNATGDGSIAEMFGRVLDKEFSDSDTPEAPDKSSFNNSISDHQAVLETVAVITHDKKKNDSEQANSSKPFQIGDMFGGQNENSDDLETVIDKEDNVFVMSNRKTKYPTLQLDLRLIKDLVVIIVSATAGGIIFSCLGQPVIVGYLLAGSLVGPGGLNFISEMVQVETFAQFGVVFLLFALGLEFSLTKLKAVGPVAVIGGLLQIVLFMFLCGLTAALCGAKSSEGVFVGAFLSMSSTAVVSKFLVEKGSTNALHGQVTIGTLILQDCAVGLLFALLPVLGGASGIFGGVMSMAKLLLVLSVFITVAYMMTWSFVPRFLKLMIQLSSQTNELYQLASVAFCLLLAWCSDYLGLSLELGSFLAGVMISTTDFAHHTLEQVEPIRNLFAALFLASIGMLIHVKFLWNHVDILLAAVILVIIVKSVVVTVVVKAFGYSIRTAFVVGLSLAQIGEFAFVLLSRASHLHLVGGKMYLLLLGTTALSLVTTPLIFKLIPVVMHLGILMRWFPSESSMQNEDKATMLEAYNRSL; encoded by the exons ATGGCCCCGGCGGCCGCGGGACGGGTACCCTTGTCTCGCCGgcgctccaccgccgcgctgCTCCTGGTGGCCCTCGCGCTCGTCCTCGGGGTGCAGCTCcgctccgccgcggcgaggccCGACAAGGAGATGCGGGAGAAGTTCTACGGGAAActggtcaccaacggctcgggCAACGCCACCGGGGACGGCAGCATCGCCGAGATGTTCGGCCGCGTGCTCGACAAGGAGTTCTCCGATAGCGACACCCCCGAGG CACCAGACAAGAGTAGCTTCAACAACAGCATCTCAGATCATCAA GCTGTTCTGGAGACTGTAGCTGTCATTACACATGATAAAAAGAAGAATGATTCAGAGCAGGCAAA TTCTTCAAAACCTTTTCAAATAGGTGACATGTTTGGAGGTCAGAATGAAAATTCTGATGACTTGGAAACTGTAATAGATAAGGAG GATAATGTTTTTGTTATGTCAAATCGTAAAACAAAGTATCCGACACTTCAACTAGATTTAAG ATTGATTAAAGATCTAGTAGTTATAATTGTTTCAGCTACTGCTGGTGGTATCATATTCTCTTGTTTGGGGCAGCCG GTTATTGTTGGCTATCTACTGGCCGGTTCTCTCGTTGGACCTGGAGGCTTGAACTTTATCAGCGAAATGGTTCAG GTGGAGACTTTTGCGCAATTCGGTGTGGTGTTTCTTCTATTCGCTCTTGGCCTTGAGTTTTCACTGACAAAG TTGAAAGCGGTTGGACCTGTCGCTGTAATTGGTGGTCTACTGCAGATTGTTCTGTTCATGTTCTTGTGTGGCCTAACTGCTGCG TTGTGTGGTGCTAAATcatcggagggagtatttgttggTGCTTTCTTGTCAATGTCATCTACTGCAGTG GTTTCTAAGTTTCTAGTGGAGAAAGGTAGCACCAATGCGCTTCATGGTCAAGTTACAATTGGTACACTTATTCTTCAG GACTGTGCCGTTGGACTATTATTTGCTCTCCTTCCAGTTCTGGGTGGTGCTAGTGGCATTTTTGGAGGCGTGATGTCAATGGCTAAACT GCTGCTTGTATTATCCGTATTTATAACTGTTGCATATATGATGACTTGGTCATTTGTTCCTCGATTCTTGAAACTGATGATTCAGCTATCATCGCAG ACAAATGAACTCTATCAGTTGGCTTCTGTTGCTTTCTGCTTGCTGCTAGCCTGG TGTAGTGATTATCTTGGATTGAGTCTTGAACTAGGCTCATTTCTTGCTGGCGTTATGATCTCAACCACAGATTTTGCTCATCATACTTTGGAGCAG GTGGAGCCAATTCGTAACTTATTTGCAGCACTCTTCCTTGCAAGCATCGGCATGCTCATACATGTCAAGTTCTTGTGGAATCATGTTGACATATTGCTTGCAGCTGTTATACTGGTTATAATAGTTAAGAGCGTAGTCGTAACAGTTGTGGTGAAAGCATTTGGATACAGCATCAGAACAGCTTTTGTT GTTGGGCTATCATTAGCACAGATAGGAGAGTTTGCATTTGTGCTTCTTAGCCGTGCTTCGCATCTTCATCTTGTTGGG GGAAAAATGTATCTATTATTACTGGGAACAACTGCACTTAGCTTG GTTACAACTCCTCTCATTTTCAAACTAATTCCTGTGGTAATGCACCTTGGTATTCTTATGCGCTGGTTCCCCTCGGAAAGCAGTATGCAGAATGAG GATAAAGCAACCATGCTTGAAGCCTACAACAGATCACTCTAA
- the LOC4331484 gene encoding fasciclin-like arabinogalactan protein 10, translating to MAAAAQRLVAAVVVLVACLALPAARGLNITAMLNGYPDYKMFNKYLSETKVCDEINARESITLLVLGDGPMSTLVLDADQSLAGIKNALRLHAILDYFDPKKIRGLPDADTMTDTLYQAGGDAAGKMGNVKISTLDTGKIAFASANPGGKYEATMVKAIKQMPYKLSIMEISAPIEFDGLFDTPSATNLTRLLEKAGCKRFASLITSTGVLKTFEDAMDKGLTLFAPNDDAFDAKGAPDVKKMPSADLVTLLKYHALPSYNPKPTLKTVSRAMRTLASTASGKYNITVDTRGDAVTLNTGVDKSRVAATVIDDTPVCVLTVDNLLMPVELFGDAPAAAPSPDDAAPAPSPSVADASPPAPPPADAPSKPADHKEMKASSAVALRSVVLGALAAAVCSFVLL from the coding sequence atggcagcggcggcgcagcggcttgtcgccgctgtcgtcgtctTGGTGGCCTGCCTGGCGttgccggcggcgcgggggctgAACATCACGGCGATGCTGAACGGGTACCCGGACTACAAGATGTTCAACAAGTACCTGTCGGAGACGAAGGTGTGCGACGAGATCAACGCGAGGGAGTCGATCACGCTGCTCGTCCTCGGCGACGGGCCAATGTCGACGCTCGTCCTCGACGCCGACCAGTCGCTGGCGGGCATCAAGAACGCGCTCCGCCTCCACGCCATCCTCGACTACTTCGACCCGAAGAAGATCCGTGGCCTCCCCGACGCCGACACGATGACCGACACGCTCTACCAGGCCGGTGGGGACGCCGCCGGCAAGATGGGCAACGTCAAGATCTCCACCCTGGACACCGGCAAGATCGCCTTCGCGTCCGCCAACCCGGGGGGAAAGTACGAGGCCACCATGGTCAAGGCCATCAAGCAGATGCCGTACAAGCTCTCCATCATGGAGATCTCGGCGCCCATCGAGTTCGACGGCCTGTTCGACACGCCGTCGGCGACCAACCTGACGAGGCTGCTGGAGAAGGCCGGGTGCAAGCGGTTCGCGTCGCTCATCACCAGCACCGGCGTGCTCAAGACGTTCGAGGATGCCATGGACAAGGGGCTCACCCTGTTCGCGCCCAACGACGACGCGTTCGACGCCAAGGGCGCCCCCGACGTCAAGAAGATGCCCAGCGCCGACCTCGTCACGCTCCTCAAGTACCACGCGCTGCCGTCGTACAACCCCAAGCCGACGCTCAAGACGGTGTCGCGCGCCATGCGCACGCTGGCGTCCACCGCGTCGGGGAAGTACAACATCACGGTGGACACGCGGGGCGACGCCGTGACGCTCAACACGGGCGTCGACAAGTCCCGCGTGGCGGCCACCGTCATCGACGACACGCCGGTGTGCGTGCTCACGGTGGACAACCTCCTCATGCCGGTCGAGCTCTTCGgcgacgcgccggcggcggccccgAGCCCGGACGACGCGGCGCCCGCCCCGTCGCCGTCGGTCGCGGACGcgtctccgccggcgccgccgccggccgacgcgccgtCGAAGCCGGCGGATCACAAGGAAATGAAGGCGTCGTCCGCCGTCGCGTTGCGGTCAGTAGTGCTCGGCGCATTAGCCGCGGCCGTGTGTTCCTTCGTGCTGCTTTAa